One segment of Primulina tabacum isolate GXHZ01 chromosome 6, ASM2559414v2, whole genome shotgun sequence DNA contains the following:
- the LOC142548978 gene encoding uncharacterized protein LOC142548978 isoform X1: MALKFLNKKGWHTGSLRNIENVWKAEQKHEAEQKKLEELRKQIHEERERSEFRQLQEQAGLIPKQERLDFLYESGLAVGKGTSGFKALESLPKNDPENAAPSSSVANSVTATAQQSAVPGALFDEKPQSANDTWRKLHSDPLLLIRRREQEALARVKNNPVQMAMIHKSVEAKKKDNEEEKHRKKRREKQSKHRKRSSSKSDSDSEDTEFTVKKQSEFYQKCKKYEESSHEEAQNSDEESSERGNRRKRYYDKQYKEGQSGGHQDTKYNSGRKGWKDHYEFQHQEYSSEQRQVKSLHDNQNGHLDPKHEKSDDARKIKKSRHDFELKERFSDRHSESRHDKQEHISERHSESHYDTQIRLKSSQKPPRPDSNNRLQNSVKLTAEDRAARLREMQMDAEVHEVQRWKRLDKAAESDAQEALRDQAYAGRNFLDTAQKSIYGAEKGGSSTIEESVRRRTHYSQGRSDTDKNAFRR, translated from the exons ATGGCGCTGAAGTTTCTAAACAAGAAGGGATGGCACACGGGCAGTCTGCGCAACATCGAGAATGTGTGGAAGGCCGAGCAGAAGCACGAAGCCGAGCAGAAGAAGCTCGAGGAACTCCGCAAGCAGATACACGAGGAACGAGAGCGATCAGAGTTTCGCCAGCTCCAAGAACAAGCTGGCCTTATACC CAAGCAAGAGCGTTTGGACTTTCTGTATGAATCGGGATTAGCTGTTGGGAAGGGGACTTCCGGTTTCAAGGCTCTTGAATCTTTGCCCAAGAATGATCCCGAAAACGCTGCCCCTTCCTCTTCTGTTGCCAATTCGGTTACTGCTACCGCTCAG CAATCGGCAGTTCCAGGGGCTTTGTTTGACGAGAAACCACAATCAGCAAATGATACTTGGAGGAAACTGCATTCAGATCCTTTGCTTTTGATCCGTCGGAGAGAGCAGGAAGCACTTGCTCGTGTCAAGAATAACCCAGTTCAAATGGCCATGATTCACAAATCT GTAGAAGCGAAAAAGAAGGACAATGAGGAGGAAAAACATAGAAAGAAACGTCGTGAGAAGCAGTCTAAACATCGGAAACGCTCATCATCGAAAAGTGATTCTGATTCAGAAGATACTGAGTTCACTGTGAAAAAACAATCAGAGTTTTATCAAAAATGCAAAAAATATGAAGAATCTTCCCATGAAGAAGCTCAGAATTCTGATGAAGAATCAAGCGAAAGGGGTAATAGAAGAAAGAGATATTATGACAAGCAGTACAAAGAAGGGCAATCTGGTGGCCATCAGGACACCAAATACAATAGTGGACGAAAAGGGTGGAAGGATCATTATGAATTTCAACATCAAGAATATTCTTCAGAACAACGACAGGTCAAATCTCTTCATGACAACCAAAATGGCCACCTTGATCCCAAACATGAGAAAAGTGATGATGCACGGAAAATAAAGAAGAGTCGTCATGATTTTGAACTCAAAGAACGTTTTTCAGACAGGCATTCTGAGTCTCGTCATGACAAGCAAGAACATATTTCAGAAAGGCATTCTGAATCTCATTATGACACGCAAATCCGGCTCAAATCTTCTCAAAAGCCACCAAGACCTGATTCAAACAATAGGCTTCAAAATTCTGTTAAACTTACAGCAGAAGATAGGGCTGCTAGACTGCGGGAGATGCAAATGGATGCTGAAGTGCACGAAGTGCAAAGATGGAAAAGGCTTGACAAGGCTGCAGAAAGTGATGCTCAGGAAGCTCTTCGAGATCAAGCATATGCTGGGAGAAACTTCCTGGATACTGCTCAAAAAAGTATATACGGTGCTGAGAAGGGAGGAAGCTCGACCATTGAGGAGAGTGTTCGGCGTCGAACTCATTATTCACAGGGAAGGTCAGATACTGATAAGAATGCGTTCCGGCGGTAA
- the LOC142548982 gene encoding protein PHR1-LIKE 2-like: MFPRLVESHESILSRENIQGASIKEYGQRVGGDPCVVLTSDQKPRLRWTADLHERFVEAVAQLGGPSKATPKALKHAMGVKGLTLFHLKSHLQKYRLGKQSGKDLGEASKDGSYVFDSPHASSSPRNLQSSDIKEDYRAKEALGAQMEIQSKLHLQVEAEKHMQIRQDAERRYMAMLEQACKMLADQVIGTGVVIDDGDGFQGNEMKVSFSSSHNPIGPCPTQSADDFGSHGPEMVSPELHPQRAKVCAK, encoded by the exons ATGTTTCCGAGGCTAGTTGAATCACATGAATCAATTTTAAGCCGAGAAAATATTCAGGGTGCGAGCATTAAGGAATATGGTCAAAGGGTTGGCGGGGATCCGTGTGTAGTCCTCACTTCCGATCAGAAACCACGCCTTCGATGGACTGCTGACCTACACGAACGCTTCGTTGAGGCCGTTGCGCAGCTTGGTGGCCCCAGCA AAGCTACCCCAAAGGCTCTGAAGCATGCGATGGGCGTTAAGGGACTAACTCTATTTCATCTAAAGAGTCATCTCCAG AAATACAGACTAGGCAAGCAGTCAGGGAAAGATCTTGGTGAGGCCTCAAAAGATG GTTCCTACGTTTTTGATAGCCCTCATGCCAGCAGTTCTCCTCGAAACCTGCAATCCTCTGACATCAAGGA GGATTATCGAGCTAAGGAGGCATTGGGAGCTCAAATggaaattcaaagcaaactgcaCTTGCAAGTTGAA GCTGAAAAACACATGCAGATTCGTCAAGATGCCGAGAGACGGTATATGGCTATGCTAGAACAAGCCTGCAAAATGTTAGCTGATCAAGTTATTGGAACTGGTGTTGTAATCGATGATGGTGATGGTTTCCAAGGGAATGAAATGAAGGTGTCGTTTTCTTCTTCCCATAATCCAATCGGACCGTGTCCAACACAATCTGCTGATGATTTTGGAAGCCACGGGCCCGAAATGGTATCGCCTGAGCTCCATCCACAGCGTGCTAAGGTGTGTGCTAAATGA
- the LOC142548981 gene encoding myb family transcription factor PHL7-like, which translates to MEPTSGGNNANLASKQRLRWTHELHDRFVDAVAQLGGPDRATPKGVLRIMGVQGLTIYHVKSHLQKYRLAKYLPDSSLDGTKPDKKESEDMLSTLDGSSGVQINEALKLQMEVQKRLHEQLEVQRQLQLRIEAQGKYLKKIIEEQQRINGVVPEGPGTEDNFPESDTKTDPATPASTPEPPFPDKPAKRHTTDKSLSFDESFSRHEPQTPDSDFQSTSQVKGPNERPGKKLRVNDDGAFSKPEMELTHSILGSSLNPLTSSHLHFSL; encoded by the exons ATGGAACCTACCAGTGGAGGTAACAATGCGAATCTGGCATCAAAACAGCGGCTTCGTTGGACACATGAGCTCCACGATCGATTTGTTGATGCTGTAGCACAACTTGGTGGTCCTGATA GAGCTACTCCAAAAGGTGTACTCCGAATTATGGGAGTTCAAGGGCTGACAATTTACCATGTAAAAAGCCACTTGCAG AAATACCGGCTGGCCAAGTATCTTCCAGATTCATCTTTGGATG GGACAAAGCCAGATAAAAAAGAATCTGAAGATATGCTTTCCACCTTGGATGGTTCATC TGGTGTGCAAATAAATGAAGCACTCAAGCTGCAGATGGAGGTTCAAAAGCGATTGCATGAGCAATTAGAG GTGCAGAGACAGCTACAGTTGAGGATTGAAGCCCAAGGAAAGTACTTAAAGAAGATAATTGAAGAACAACAGCGCATCAATGGAGTTGTTCCAGAGGGGCCTGGAACAGAGGACAATTTTCCAGAATCAGATACTAAAACTGACCCAGCTACTCCTGCTTCAACACCCGAGCCACCTTTTCCTGACAAACCTGCCAAAAGACATACCACAGATAAGAGCCTCTCTTTTGATGAATCATTCTCTCGTCACGAACCACAAACCCCAGATTCTGATTTCCAGTCGACTTCTCAAGTTAAAGGCCCTAATGAGAGGCCCGGAAAGAAGCTACGGGTCAATGATGATGGAGCATTCTCTAAACCTGAAATGGAACTTACCCATTCGATATTGGGGTCTAGTTTGAACCCGCTTACTAGCAGCCATTTGCATTTTTCTTTATGA
- the LOC142548978 gene encoding uncharacterized protein LOC142548978 isoform X2, translating into MALKFLNKKGWHTGSLRNIENVWKAEQKHEAEQKKLEELRKQIHEERERSEFRQLQEQAGLIPKQERLDFLYESGLAVGKGTSGFKALESLPKNDPENAAPSSSVANSVTATAQQSAVPGALFDEKPQSANDTWRKLHSDPLLLIRRREQEALARVKNNPVQMAMIHKSVTKKKDNEEEKHRKKRREKQSKHRKRSSSKSDSDSEDTEFTVKKQSEFYQKCKKYEESSHEEAQNSDEESSERGNRRKRYYDKQYKEGQSGGHQDTKYNSGRKGWKDHYEFQHQEYSSEQRQVKSLHDNQNGHLDPKHEKSDDARKIKKSRHDFELKERFSDRHSESRHDKQEHISERHSESHYDTQIRLKSSQKPPRPDSNNRLQNSVKLTAEDRAARLREMQMDAEVHEVQRWKRLDKAAESDAQEALRDQAYAGRNFLDTAQKSIYGAEKGGSSTIEESVRRRTHYSQGRSDTDKNAFRR; encoded by the exons ATGGCGCTGAAGTTTCTAAACAAGAAGGGATGGCACACGGGCAGTCTGCGCAACATCGAGAATGTGTGGAAGGCCGAGCAGAAGCACGAAGCCGAGCAGAAGAAGCTCGAGGAACTCCGCAAGCAGATACACGAGGAACGAGAGCGATCAGAGTTTCGCCAGCTCCAAGAACAAGCTGGCCTTATACC CAAGCAAGAGCGTTTGGACTTTCTGTATGAATCGGGATTAGCTGTTGGGAAGGGGACTTCCGGTTTCAAGGCTCTTGAATCTTTGCCCAAGAATGATCCCGAAAACGCTGCCCCTTCCTCTTCTGTTGCCAATTCGGTTACTGCTACCGCTCAG CAATCGGCAGTTCCAGGGGCTTTGTTTGACGAGAAACCACAATCAGCAAATGATACTTGGAGGAAACTGCATTCAGATCCTTTGCTTTTGATCCGTCGGAGAGAGCAGGAAGCACTTGCTCGTGTCAAGAATAACCCAGTTCAAATGGCCATGATTCACAAATCTGTAA CGAAAAAGAAGGACAATGAGGAGGAAAAACATAGAAAGAAACGTCGTGAGAAGCAGTCTAAACATCGGAAACGCTCATCATCGAAAAGTGATTCTGATTCAGAAGATACTGAGTTCACTGTGAAAAAACAATCAGAGTTTTATCAAAAATGCAAAAAATATGAAGAATCTTCCCATGAAGAAGCTCAGAATTCTGATGAAGAATCAAGCGAAAGGGGTAATAGAAGAAAGAGATATTATGACAAGCAGTACAAAGAAGGGCAATCTGGTGGCCATCAGGACACCAAATACAATAGTGGACGAAAAGGGTGGAAGGATCATTATGAATTTCAACATCAAGAATATTCTTCAGAACAACGACAGGTCAAATCTCTTCATGACAACCAAAATGGCCACCTTGATCCCAAACATGAGAAAAGTGATGATGCACGGAAAATAAAGAAGAGTCGTCATGATTTTGAACTCAAAGAACGTTTTTCAGACAGGCATTCTGAGTCTCGTCATGACAAGCAAGAACATATTTCAGAAAGGCATTCTGAATCTCATTATGACACGCAAATCCGGCTCAAATCTTCTCAAAAGCCACCAAGACCTGATTCAAACAATAGGCTTCAAAATTCTGTTAAACTTACAGCAGAAGATAGGGCTGCTAGACTGCGGGAGATGCAAATGGATGCTGAAGTGCACGAAGTGCAAAGATGGAAAAGGCTTGACAAGGCTGCAGAAAGTGATGCTCAGGAAGCTCTTCGAGATCAAGCATATGCTGGGAGAAACTTCCTGGATACTGCTCAAAAAAGTATATACGGTGCTGAGAAGGGAGGAAGCTCGACCATTGAGGAGAGTGTTCGGCGTCGAACTCATTATTCACAGGGAAGGTCAGATACTGATAAGAATGCGTTCCGGCGGTAA